From Paraglaciecola sp. L1A13:
GCTAATCCTCGGGGCAGTGACAGCTATGGCAAAGCGTTCGCTCAGACCATAGATAAGAACTACCCTAGCCAAGATTATGACGATTTGATGTCTACCGTGGATGCCGTAATCGCCCAAGGCTCAATTGACGAGAAAAATTTATTCGTTACCGGCGGCTCGGGTGGCGGCACATTGACTGCTTGGATTGTTGGTCACACTGAGCGTTTCGCTGCAGCTGTGGTCGCCAAGCCGGTAATAAACTGGTACAGCTTTGTATTAACCTCAGACTTCTATCCGTTTTTCTATAAGAACTGGTTTGGCAAAAAACCGTGGGAGGCACAGGACTTATATATGAAGCACTCGCCTATAAGTTATGTAGGCAATGTGACGACCCCCACTATGCTGCTAACCGGTGAATCAGATCACCGCACACCTATATCTGAAACCGAGCAATACTATCAAGCGTTAAAATTGCAAGGTGTAGAGTCAGCGATGGTACGTATACCCGGTGCATCTCATAGTATTTATAAACGCCCGAGTAATCTTATGTCAAAAGTGGGTTACATCATGTGGTGGTTTGATAAACATCGCACGGATAAATTAATAGAGCGTGATCGCAGCATATCCAAGTAAGCTCGCTCACCGAAGATTATTGCGCGCTGAACGCGCTTTCGTTAGTTTAGTTCAGCGTGTTATATCTCTATCATCTGCCAGTGTTCAATCGTTAATTATTCCATTTAGAAACTGGAGCCTGATTGCTCTAAAAATGCTAGCTCTTCATTAGTTGATTTTCTTTGAAGAATGCTATTTCGATGGGGATAGCGACCAAAACGTTCAATAATTGCCAAATGCTTCAATTCAAACTGATAGGTTGAGTCACTGGCTTTATCAGCAAACAGCGCTTGCGCTTGATGGTGCACAATCAACGATTCGCTGTGCATAAAAGGCATATACATAAAGTTGCGTTGTGATTCACTTAAATCGTAATCAGCCCCAATTGCGACTGCTTCTTGGGCTAACGCTACCGCAAGTGGGTCATGCAAAAACGCCATGGGCTTATCGCGATATATATTGCGCGAAAATTGATCAATCACAATAATTTCAGCCAAACGCCCAAAAGCGCTTTCTCGCCAGTGGCACAGTTCGCATTGCACAACTTGCTGATGTATTTCGCCAAACCGGTTACTTAACATCTGATCAAAATCAGTGTTTTTTTCCCACCATTGGGCTGGCGTAATATCAGTAAACCAAAATTTGATAATCTGTTGAAAGTCCATCTCATGTCTCCTCGTTTTGACGGCTATATATCGTCCATTATTTATTAATAAATTAACATAATGCCTAGAATGAACATTGATCGCACCTGCACAACTTGTTTTTTATTAGTCAAAACAGTAGCGTAACACGATAATAATAAGGAATATCCAATGCACGCACAGTCAACAGCGCAAAACAGATTACAAACGGCCATTCAAACGCTTCAACGAGGCAATATTCCCCAAGCCAAATCGCTATTTGTGTCTTTATGCCACGATCACCCTCATTTAACCCATGCATGGTTTGGGTTGGCATATGCCTACTCTAACCTCGATGACTTTATTGCATCGATAGCTGCTATTGATAAAGTATTAGAGCATGAACCTAAAAACATAAAAGCAATAATTTTCAAAGCAGACCAACTGGTTTATAACAAGCAAGAGCGGATGGCATTGTCATTTTATGAAGCAGCGATTCAGTTGACTAGCAACCAACAAAACCTTCCTGATGAAATTGTACGTGGCTTGCACCGAGGGATAACACTACGCGAAAAATATGATGCTCAATACAGCGATTATCTACTAAGTGCACTGTTTAAGAAGGGTTATGAGCGGGGAAAAATAAGCAAGCGCTTTGACGACGCATTGGATATCAGCTTCGGTAAAAAAGAGATTTATCTTCAGCAGCCCACGCGTTTCTATTTTCCTGGTTTACCGCAAAAGGCTTTTTTTGAGCGCAGTGAATTTCCTTGGTTAAGCGCTATAGAAAGTAAAACCCCTGCAATCAAATCTGAGCTACAGCAAATGCTAAGCGGCCAAGAGCAGTTCTCGCCTTACTTAGACAGTGATAGTACTGAACCAAATTTTGTTAAACATTTAGATATTGTAGATAGTTTGAACTGGTCAGCAGCCTATCTTTGGCATTATGGTGTATTAAATGATGCTATCGCTGAGCAATGCCCCAACACCAAGCAAGTGCTTGATACAGCGCCTTTACCCTATATTGGCGGGCAAACACCCGTGGCACTGTTTTCAAAATTGAAAGCGGGGGTAAAAATACCGCCGCATCATGGTTTGTTAAACACGCGCTTGATATGTCATTTACCGATCATAGTGCCAAAGAATTGTGGTGGCCTTCGGGTCGGCAACGAAACCCGTCAATGGGAAGAAGGAAAAGCCCTAATATTTGACGACAGCATAGAGCACGAAGCTTGGAATAACAGCCAAGAGGAACGTGTGGTATTGCTATTTGATA
This genomic window contains:
- a CDS encoding aspartyl/asparaginyl beta-hydroxylase domain-containing protein; amino-acid sequence: MHAQSTAQNRLQTAIQTLQRGNIPQAKSLFVSLCHDHPHLTHAWFGLAYAYSNLDDFIASIAAIDKVLEHEPKNIKAIIFKADQLVYNKQERMALSFYEAAIQLTSNQQNLPDEIVRGLHRGITLREKYDAQYSDYLLSALFKKGYERGKISKRFDDALDISFGKKEIYLQQPTRFYFPGLPQKAFFERSEFPWLSAIESKTPAIKSELQQMLSGQEQFSPYLDSDSTEPNFVKHLDIVDSLNWSAAYLWHYGVLNDAIAEQCPNTKQVLDTAPLPYIGGQTPVALFSKLKAGVKIPPHHGLLNTRLICHLPIIVPKNCGGLRVGNETRQWEEGKALIFDDSIEHEAWNNSQEERVVLLFDIWRPELTDDEKRLITDMLVAVDEFSEQG
- a CDS encoding DUF924 family protein is translated as MDFQQIIKFWFTDITPAQWWEKNTDFDQMLSNRFGEIHQQVVQCELCHWRESAFGRLAEIIVIDQFSRNIYRDKPMAFLHDPLAVALAQEAVAIGADYDLSESQRNFMYMPFMHSESLIVHHQAQALFADKASDSTYQFELKHLAIIERFGRYPHRNSILQRKSTNEELAFLEQSGSSF